The following coding sequences lie in one Mercenaria mercenaria strain notata chromosome 5, MADL_Memer_1, whole genome shotgun sequence genomic window:
- the LOC128557443 gene encoding dynein axonemal heavy chain 9-like: protein MEASGKPLDYDRMSIISRASTAVSKLPKRDFQEMKSFANPPVAVKDVLLASMLLLGHRESETNWQMIKTCLGKTGKESIPERVAALNVEKMPEENLKKAKDILAKYDLNGIANVSQALKELYIWASAVTDD, encoded by the exons ATGGAAGCTTCCGGAAAGCCATTGGATTATGACAGAATGTCTATTATTTCCCGAGCAAGCACGGCTGTATCGAAGCTACCTAAAAGGGACTTTCAGGAAATGAAAAGTTTTGCTAACCCACCTGTAGCTGTTAAAGACGTGTTGTTAGCCTCCATGTTACTACTGGGGCATAGGGAATCAGAAACA aattggCAAATGATTAAGACTTGTCTTGGAAAAACCGGAAAAGAATCAATACCAGAGAGAGTGGCAGCCCTTAACGTGGAGAAAATGCCAGAGGAGAATCTAAAGAAGGCTAAAGATATACTGGCAAAATATGATTTAAACGGGATAGCAAACGTCAGTCAAGCATTAAAGGAATTATATATTTGG gctAGTGCCGTGACAGACGACTAG
- the LOC128556882 gene encoding cytoplasmic dynein 2 heavy chain 1-like translates to MEASKKPVEYDRISQASEAVKEIPKKDFQEMRSFNAPPEAVKDVLSATMLLLGHPESEVNWTMIKKYLGKSGEESLQHKVGSNDFAKIPQENIKKAKAILSKYDANRIAQVSQAAKELYIWADAVVDN, encoded by the exons ATGGAAGCCTCCAAAAAACCAGTTGAGTATGACAGAATTTCCCAAGCAAGTGAGGCTGTGAAAGAAATACCTAAGAAGGACTTTCAGGAAATGAGAAGTTTTAATGCGCCACCTGAAGCTGTTAAGGATGTGTTATCGGCAACTATGCTATTACTGGGACACCCTGAATCGGAAGTG AACTGGACCATGATTAAGAAATATCTTGGAAAATCCGGAGAAGAATCATTACAACACAAAGTGGGGTCCAATGACTTTGCAAAAATACCTCAGGAGAACATAAAGAAGGCGAAGGCAATACTGAGCAAATATGACGCAAATAGGATAGCACAGGTCAGCCAGGCAGCTAAGGAATTATACATTTgg GCTGATGCCGTGGTGGACAACTAG